One part of the Armatimonas rosea genome encodes these proteins:
- the opgC gene encoding OpgC domain-containing protein produces MKAMPRPPKPPDIAELMRLHHFLLEYKDERIGGKPLFESLTALAHAVAAHELVPTKMSSLISMVEQGVKGKRSFKEERRIALRQAVVERIKHRAPEHLDELIKDFDFYSYVVEKVRRHPYETTSGRNLAPGELIGAAFVIVPHVRDVVATDRGLALVRMFIAAYGLSGRDVPAHFNQKHILAFADDADIFVFLSTVVSESVYEELGERGRPIRQEQVQKVWARMEVLFRKKSLLFALLPSPYCLSAVTVYDCDKEQGKTMVLSYGGGSFRFIQLYGQFRKGYLQLYHDLMDGRIEGASFVDPSHFHEKIIYQLISASAAV; encoded by the coding sequence TTGAAAGCGATGCCTAGACCTCCGAAACCTCCAGACATAGCTGAATTGATGCGCTTGCATCACTTTCTGCTGGAATACAAAGACGAAAGGATTGGTGGTAAACCTCTGTTTGAATCCTTGACAGCTCTTGCCCATGCCGTCGCGGCGCACGAGCTTGTACCTACCAAGATGAGTTCGCTCATATCCATGGTTGAGCAGGGGGTAAAGGGAAAGCGTTCCTTCAAGGAAGAGCGCAGAATCGCCTTGCGTCAAGCTGTTGTTGAGCGCATTAAACACCGAGCTCCCGAGCATTTGGATGAGCTGATCAAAGACTTTGATTTTTATTCTTACGTCGTTGAGAAGGTACGGCGTCATCCCTACGAAACAACAAGCGGAAGGAACCTCGCCCCAGGTGAATTGATCGGAGCAGCCTTTGTCATTGTCCCACATGTTAGGGACGTCGTAGCGACCGATAGGGGACTTGCCTTGGTTCGCATGTTCATTGCTGCCTATGGTCTCTCCGGTCGTGACGTTCCAGCCCACTTCAACCAGAAGCACATCTTGGCATTTGCCGATGATGCCGACATTTTCGTATTTTTGTCGACTGTTGTCTCCGAGTCGGTGTACGAGGAACTTGGTGAAAGAGGACGCCCAATCCGACAGGAGCAAGTACAAAAAGTCTGGGCTCGGATGGAAGTTCTGTTTCGAAAGAAAAGTCTGCTTTTTGCCTTGCTGCCTTCGCCTTACTGCCTTAGTGCTGTTACCGTTTATGACTGTGATAAAGAGCAAGGTAAGACTATGGTACTGAGCTACGGAGGAGGGAGCTTCCGCTTTATCCAGCTCTATGGCCAGTTTCGTAAAGGCTATCTTCAGCTGTACCATGACCTCATGGATGGCAGGATTGAAGGAGCTAGTTTTGTTGACCCGAGTCATTTTCATGAGAAGATCATTTATCAGCTTATTTCAGCCTCCGCCGCAGTTTAA
- a CDS encoding AAA family ATPase, whose translation MYLEFFGLTEAPFSVQPDPKFAYPSQEHKIAIAKMRYAADQKRGLAVLTGPVGAGKTTVANQLLVTWEEDKAKTVAFLPAASMRTPAAFLRAVLEAFDQKPTRTAADNQRFLELFLLSEYKEGRHCVLLLDEGQNVSPDNIDTIAELTNFQTAKSKLITIVMLAQDNLPNKLERKEAFRSRIAVVGHLDPLSFEDMCGMISHRLKTAGGDKINKYFNEEALHEIYATTRGIPRDICVLCDACMVNSYVSNQRVANAALVEQSVNEMAREKRWPVEIKEESKAPKGKSKGAKA comes from the coding sequence GTGTACCTAGAGTTTTTTGGACTGACGGAGGCACCGTTCTCCGTACAGCCTGATCCAAAGTTTGCCTATCCGAGTCAGGAGCACAAAATCGCCATCGCCAAGATGCGCTACGCTGCTGACCAGAAGCGCGGTCTCGCGGTTCTGACTGGTCCTGTCGGCGCAGGTAAGACAACCGTGGCAAATCAGCTCCTCGTGACTTGGGAAGAGGACAAGGCCAAGACTGTGGCTTTTCTCCCTGCCGCCTCGATGCGTACCCCAGCAGCGTTTTTGCGAGCAGTTCTGGAGGCGTTCGATCAGAAGCCAACCCGGACAGCAGCAGACAACCAGCGCTTCCTCGAGCTCTTCCTGCTCTCCGAATATAAAGAAGGGCGTCACTGCGTTCTACTACTGGACGAAGGGCAGAACGTCTCCCCAGACAACATTGACACCATCGCCGAGCTTACCAACTTCCAGACTGCCAAGAGCAAGCTCATAACGATTGTCATGCTTGCCCAGGACAATCTCCCCAACAAGTTGGAGCGCAAAGAGGCCTTCCGCTCGCGTATCGCTGTTGTTGGTCACCTCGATCCCCTCTCTTTTGAGGACATGTGTGGCATGATCTCTCACCGCCTGAAAACCGCTGGCGGGGACAAGATCAACAAGTACTTCAATGAGGAGGCTCTCCACGAAATCTACGCCACCACACGAGGAATCCCCAGAGACATCTGCGTTCTCTGTGATGCCTGCATGGTGAACAGCTACGTGAGTAATCAGCGTGTAGCGAATGCAGCTCTGGTAGAGCAATCCGTCAATGAGATGGCGCGTGAGAAGCGCTGGCCGGTTGAGATCAAGGAAGAAAGCAAAGCCCCCAAGGGCAAGTCAAAGGGAGCTAAGGCATGA